In the genome of Megalops cyprinoides isolate fMegCyp1 chromosome 7, fMegCyp1.pri, whole genome shotgun sequence, one region contains:
- the dpm1 gene encoding dolichol-phosphate mannosyltransferase subunit 1 translates to MALRKVSSKSCGENDKYSVLLPTYNERENLPLIVWLLVKYFGESGYDYEIIVIDDGSPDGTLEVAEQLQKIYGEDKILLRPRAKKLGLGTAYIHGIKHATGNFIIIMDADLSHHPKFIPEFIQKQKEGGFDLVSGTRYRGNGGVYGWDLRRKLISRGANFLTQVLLRPGASDLTGSFRLYKKEVLEKLVEQCVSKGYVFQMEMIVRARQLGYSIGEVPISFVDRVYGESKLGGNEIVSFLKGLLTLFATT, encoded by the exons ATGGCACTTCGTAAAGTTTCATCCAAAAGCTGCGGGGAAAATGATAAGTATTCAGTGTTATTGCCTACGTACAATGAGAGGGAAAATTTGCCTCTTATAGTGTGGCTATTGGTGAAGTACTTCGGCGAAAG CGGATATGACTATGAGATAATAGTCATTGATGACGGAAGCCCAGATGGGACGCTGGAGGTTGCAGAGCAATTGCAGAAGATTTATGGCGAAGACAAGATC CTTCTTCGACCAAGAGCAAAGAAACTAGGCCTGG GGACTGCCTACATCCATGGCATTAAGCATGCCACTGGGAACTTTATCATTATCATGGATGCAGATCTCTCTCACCAT cCTAAATTTATTCCAGAATTTATTCA GAAACAGAAGGAAGGAGGCTTTGACCTGGTCTCTGGGACACGGTACAGAGGAAATGGGGGTGTATATGGCTGGGATCTGCGCCGAAAACTCATCAG TCGAGGAGCCAACTTCCTCACCCAGGTGCTACTGAGACCTGGAGCATCTGACCTGACTGGCAGCTTCAG GCTCTACAAAAAGGAAGTACTGGAGAAGCTGGTGGAGCAGTGTGTCTCCAAGGGCTATGTATTCCAGATGGAGATGATAGTCAGAGCTCGGCAGCTGGGCTACAGCATTGGAGAG GTTCCAATCTCGTTTGTGGATCGTGTTTATGGAGAGTCCAAACTGGGAGGCAATGAAATTGTCTCATTTTTGAAAGGTCTTCTGACTCTCTTCGCCACTACATGA